CTTTTTTTATCTTCATTTAAAACCAGGGCAATATCTTCTATAACTTGTTCACGATTTTTTTCAAGTCGTGCGGTTTTAGATACTACCGCTTGTTCTTTCTTTGTTAACTCTTGAAGTGCCGCAGTATCTCCTGCTACAAGAATATCTGTTTTTTCTTTAGACATTTCTAACAAATTCCTGTAGCACAGAGTTTCTTCTTCCAAGACTTTGATTAAATCATATATTAATCCTGCCACGCTAATCCCTCATTTTTATTAAATCTTCTGATCAAAGGCACTTTCTACAATTTTATCCGCTAATTCCTGAGCACTTACATTATAATTTCCTGATTGAAGTTTTTGCGTAATCTCCTGTACCTTTTCCTGTCTAATATCAGGTACCTTCGAGAGTGCACTAAGGGCAACTTGAAAGTCTTTACCTTCCTTAGATAAGGCAAACACATCCTTTCCCATAGTCTTATTGATTTTTTCTGTTTTTTGGATTCGATTTGTATTATAAACTTCTAATACTTGATTTACTCTCGTTATTTTCATATTCTCACCTGCTTTATTATTTATTCTCCTACTACTATATCGTCACCAATCCCTTAAGAATTTAGTCTTCATGAACAAAAAAAGAGTTCCGCGAGCGAAACTCTTTTTTTGTTCTATGAAATAAAAAATCGACTTTCGTCGATTTTTTATCGTCCTTCTATTCTGTCCTTATTGAGATAATGCATTCTTGTCTTTTTAGGGTCAGTCTTCTCAAATGTAAGGGAGCGTTCTGGACCTTTAAGACTGTCCGAAGCCAACCTCACATCTCTTTCCAATTCAAAGGCACATCTTTCACAAAATCTTCCTGTTTTTATGGAAGCACCGCATTTTTCACACTCTATTCCCATAGGAGAATCTGGAGTAATAATCAATCTTCCTTCCCTAAGATAATGCTTGATGGTTGCAATGGCAACATCTGTCGCCTGTGATACTTCTGCCATAGATGCTTTAGGATGATCATATAGATAATCTTTTACCCTCTTAAATTCCTTTTCTTCTTCATCTTTACAGGCAGGACAAATCACTCTACCCGTAATGTACTGAAAAAGCTTCTTACACCTTCTGCAATTTCTAATATCCATTATTCCACCCCTCATTCATAATATTTGCTTTTTTAGCAATATCAATTCTTTCCTCATCGATAAAACGATAAATCGTCTTTAAGGGAATATCGGTAGCCTTCGATACTTCCATAGCATTGGTACCTTTATGCTTTAGAATATAGTCCTTGACTTTTGCATATTCTTCTTGATCTTTTTGATAG
The genomic region above belongs to Defluviitalea saccharophila and contains:
- a CDS encoding flagellar protein, which produces MDIRNCRRCKKLFQYITGRVICPACKDEEEKEFKRVKDYLYDHPKASMAEVSQATDVAIATIKHYLREGRLIITPDSPMGIECEKCGASIKTGRFCERCAFELERDVRLASDSLKGPERSLTFEKTDPKKTRMHYLNKDRIEGR
- the flgM gene encoding flagellar biosynthesis anti-sigma factor FlgM, translated to MKITRVNQVLEVYNTNRIQKTEKINKTMGKDVFALSKEGKDFQVALSALSKVPDIRQEKVQEITQKLQSGNYNVSAQELADKIVESAFDQKI